The proteins below come from a single Mustela nigripes isolate SB6536 chromosome 14, MUSNIG.SB6536, whole genome shotgun sequence genomic window:
- the SLC1A7 gene encoding excitatory amino acid transporter 5 isoform X1, whose protein sequence is MVPGAILARGKDVCKRNGLLILSVLSVTVGCLLGFFLRTRRLSPQEISYFQFPGELLMRMLKMLILPLVVSSLMSGLASLDPKTSSRLGVLTVAYYLWTTFVAVIVGIIMVSIIHPGGAAQKEMTEQSGKAIMSSADALLDLIRNMFPANLVEATFKQYRTKTTPVVKSPKMASEEAPSRKILIYGIQEENGSHVQNFALDLTPPPEVVYKSEPDTIDGMNVLGIVIFSATMGIMLGRMGENGTPLVSFCQCLNESVMKIVAVAVWYFPFGIVFLIAGKILEMDDPTAVRKKLGFYAITVVCGLVVHGLFILPLLYFFITRKNPIVFIRGVLQALLIALATSSSSATLPITFKCLLENNHIDRRIARFVLPVGATINMDGTALYEAVAAIFIAQVNNYELDFGQIITISITATAASIGAAGIPQAGLVTMVIVLTSVGLPTDDITLIIAVDWALDRFRTMINVLGDALAAGIMAHICRKDFTQDTGTEKLLPCETKPVSLQEIVATQQNGCVKSVAEASELTLGPTCPHHVPVQVEQDEESATTCPDHCTIEISELETNV, encoded by the exons ATGGTGCCAGGTGCCATCCTGGCACGAGGGAAGGACGTGTGCAAGAGAAATGGACTACTCATCCTGTCTGTGCTGTCTGTCACCGTGGGCTGCCTTCTCGGCTTCTTCCTGAGGACCCGTCGCCTCTCACCACAG GAAATTAGTTACTTCCAGTTTCCTGGGGAGCTCCTGATGCggatgctgaagatgctgatcCTACCACTGGTGGTCTCCAg CTTGATGTCTGGCCTTGCATCCCTGGATCCCAAGACCTCCAGCCGCCTGGGCGTCCTCACTGTGGCGTACTACCTGTGGACCACCTTCGTGGCTGTCATTGTGGGCATCATCATGGTCTCCATCATTCACCCGGGTGGCGCAGCCCAGAAGGAGATGACAGAGCAGAGTGGGAAGGCCATCATGAGCTCTGCTGACGCACTGCTGGACCTCATCCG GAACATGTTCCCAGCCAACCTGGTGGAAGCCACATTCAAACAG TACCGCACCAAGACCACCCCCGTTGTCAAATCCCCCAAGATGGCATCCGAGGAAGCCCCTTCTCGGAAGATCCTCATCTATGGGATCCAGGAAGAGAATGGTTCTCATGTTCAAAACTTCGCCCTGGACCTGACCCCACCACCTGAGGTTGTTTACAAGTCAGAGCCTGACACCATCGATGGCATGAATGTGCTGGGCATCGTCATCTTCTCTGCCACCATGG GCATCATGCTGGGCCGTATGGGTGAAAACGGAACCCCTCTAGTCAGCTTTTGCCAGTGCCTCAATGAGTCTGTCATGAAGATTGTAGCGGTGGCTGTGTG GTACTTCCCCTTCGGCATCGTGTTCCTCATCGCTGGCAAGATCCTGGAGATGGACGACCCGACGGCCGTCAGAAAGAAGCTGGGCTTCTATGCCATCACCGTGGTGTGTGGGCTGGTGGTCCATGGCCTCTTCATCCTGCCCCTGCTTTACTTCTTCATTACCAGAAAGAACCCCATTGTGTTCATCCGCGGCGTCCTCCAGGCCCTGCTTATCGCACTGGCCACTTCCTCCAG CTCAGCCACACTGCCCATCACCTTCAAGTGCCTGCTGGAGAACAACCACATTGACCGGCGCATTGCCCGCTTTGTGCTGCCTGTGGGCGCCACCATCAACATGGACGGCACCGCACTCTACGAGGCCGTGGCTGCCATCTTCATTGCCCAGGTCAACAACTATGAGCTGGATTTCGGCCAGATCATCACCATCAG CATCACGGCCACCGCGGCCAGCATCGGGGCAGCTGGCATCCCCCAGGCTGGGCTAGTCACCATGGTCATCGTGCTTACCTCTGTGGGACTGCCTACTGACGACATCACCCTCATCATCGCTGTCGACTGGGCTCT GGACCGCTTCCGCACCATGATTAACGTGCTGGGGGATGCACTGGCTGCAGGGATCATGGCCCACATCTGCCGGAAGGACTTCACTCAGGACACAGGCACTGAG AAACTGCTGCCCTGTGAGACCAAGCCTGTGAGCCTCCAGGAGATTGTGGCAACCCAGCAGAATGGCTGTGTGAAGAGCGTGGCTGAGGCCTCAGAGCTGACTCTGGGCCCCACCTGTCCCCACCATGTCCCCGTCCAGGTGGAACAGGACGAGGAGTCAGCTACCACCTGTCCAGACCACTGCACCATTGAGATTAGTGAGCTTGAGACCAACGTCTGA
- the SLC1A7 gene encoding excitatory amino acid transporter 5 isoform X2, with protein sequence MVPGAILARGKDVCKRNGLLILSVLSVTVGCLLGFFLRTRRLSPQEISYFQFPGELLMRMLKMLILPLVVSSLMSGLASLDPKTSSRLGVLTVAYYLWTTFVAVIVGIIMVSIIHPGGAAQKEMTEQSGKAIMSSADALLDLIRNMFPANLVEATFKQYRTKTTPVVKSPKMASEEAPSRKILIYGIQEENGSHVQNFALDLTPPPEVVYKSEPDTIDGMNVLGIVIFSATMGIMLGRMGENGTPLVSFCQCLNESVMKIVAVAVWYFPFGIVFLIAGKILEMDDPTAVRKKLGFYAITVVCGLVVHGLFILPLLYFFITRKNPIVFIRGVLQALLIALATSSSACWRTTTLTGALPALCCLWAPPSTWTAPHSTRPWLPSSLPRSTTMSWISARSSPSASRPPRPASGQLASPRLG encoded by the exons ATGGTGCCAGGTGCCATCCTGGCACGAGGGAAGGACGTGTGCAAGAGAAATGGACTACTCATCCTGTCTGTGCTGTCTGTCACCGTGGGCTGCCTTCTCGGCTTCTTCCTGAGGACCCGTCGCCTCTCACCACAG GAAATTAGTTACTTCCAGTTTCCTGGGGAGCTCCTGATGCggatgctgaagatgctgatcCTACCACTGGTGGTCTCCAg CTTGATGTCTGGCCTTGCATCCCTGGATCCCAAGACCTCCAGCCGCCTGGGCGTCCTCACTGTGGCGTACTACCTGTGGACCACCTTCGTGGCTGTCATTGTGGGCATCATCATGGTCTCCATCATTCACCCGGGTGGCGCAGCCCAGAAGGAGATGACAGAGCAGAGTGGGAAGGCCATCATGAGCTCTGCTGACGCACTGCTGGACCTCATCCG GAACATGTTCCCAGCCAACCTGGTGGAAGCCACATTCAAACAG TACCGCACCAAGACCACCCCCGTTGTCAAATCCCCCAAGATGGCATCCGAGGAAGCCCCTTCTCGGAAGATCCTCATCTATGGGATCCAGGAAGAGAATGGTTCTCATGTTCAAAACTTCGCCCTGGACCTGACCCCACCACCTGAGGTTGTTTACAAGTCAGAGCCTGACACCATCGATGGCATGAATGTGCTGGGCATCGTCATCTTCTCTGCCACCATGG GCATCATGCTGGGCCGTATGGGTGAAAACGGAACCCCTCTAGTCAGCTTTTGCCAGTGCCTCAATGAGTCTGTCATGAAGATTGTAGCGGTGGCTGTGTG GTACTTCCCCTTCGGCATCGTGTTCCTCATCGCTGGCAAGATCCTGGAGATGGACGACCCGACGGCCGTCAGAAAGAAGCTGGGCTTCTATGCCATCACCGTGGTGTGTGGGCTGGTGGTCCATGGCCTCTTCATCCTGCCCCTGCTTTACTTCTTCATTACCAGAAAGAACCCCATTGTGTTCATCCGCGGCGTCCTCCAGGCCCTGCTTATCGCACTGGCCACTTCCTCCAG TGCCTGCTGGAGAACAACCACATTGACCGGCGCATTGCCCGCTTTGTGCTGCCTGTGGGCGCCACCATCAACATGGACGGCACCGCACTCTACGAGGCCGTGGCTGCCATCTTCATTGCCCAGGTCAACAACTATGAGCTGGATTTCGGCCAGATCATCACCATCAG CATCACGGCCACCGCGGCCAGCATCGGGGCAGCTGGCATCCCCCAGGCTGGGCTAG